In one Tachysurus vachellii isolate PV-2020 chromosome 24, HZAU_Pvac_v1, whole genome shotgun sequence genomic region, the following are encoded:
- the fga gene encoding fibrinogen alpha chain, which yields MKLQLSVLCLCALILSASCEEEKSEVLKPRGPRPVEPGFKADKCATEKEWPFCTDDEWGRKCPSGCRVQGLLDQTNHEILKKIEKIRNLLDEGKKLHRSTDIESKNTYNYLRESLVSSTGSDNRYSSLAEQLRQRIVELKIKIDQHLRMLEDVKAQIKTQFLSIQRLEVDIDIKLRSCKGSCASSVSFSLEKGSYETLEKQLDRLDTLKVQSVETVSSLKVLKSRVLKDVNVPSVYKSGASGTESAAQKKTFFGDVGQLQLSLEAEGSTAETAATVSKVSTGTGQTTPISTSRISTQTLSCTQSVRKVTVQTKDGVKERYETVTTGPGCDNTEKLGISEVAKGGKELTTNSKSITTLSRDDGDLSGFAGDFFKGLGSNGQDRKIFTSSASSSSSSKSILSGGSKGFHSDSKTIMATSSPDFGDDLGAFFRGDIEDDVPDLHARSLKSRDDRKADFIGGDCVDIQQKHTAGGQSGLFRVKPAESEEIVEVYCDQATGLGGWVLIQQREDGSVNFNRTWDEYRVGFGNIDKHGKGELWIGNKVLHLLTQKESVLRVELFDWAGNEVYAEYNIQVGSETEGFQLRVSSYTGDAGDALVQGLANMGSFLSHTEMKFSTFDRDNDKWEENCAEIYGGGWWYNNCQSANLNGIYYKGGKYDPASKIPYEVENGVVWLPFKPADYSLKVVRMKIRPL from the exons ATGAAGCTTCAGTTGTCTGTTCTCTGCCTGTGTGCGCTCATTCTTTCTGCCTCG TGTGAGGAGGAAAAGTCTGAAGTCCTGAAACCTAGAGGCCCTCGTCCTGTAGAACCTGGCTTCAAGGCAGATAAATGTGCTACAGAGAAAGAATGGCCCTTCTGCACAGACGACGAATGG GGCAGAAAATGTCCATCTGGCTGCAGAGTTCAAGGCCTTCTGGATCAAACTAACCACGAGATCCTCAAAAAGATTGAGAAGATTCGCAATCTTCTTGACGAGGGAAAAAAATTGCATAGATCTACAGATATAGAGTCCAAAAATACGTACAACTACCTGAGAGAGAGTCTCGTTTCCAGCACAG GTAGTGATAACAGATATTCCTCTCTGGCTGAACAGCTGAGGCAGAGGATAGTTGAATTGAAGATAAAGATTGACCAGCATCTGAGAATGCTGGAGGATGTTAAAGCTCAAATCAAAACTCAGTTCCTCAGTATCCAGCGTCTGGAG GTTGACATTGACATCAAGCTGCGCAGCTGTAAAGGTTCCTGTGCCAGCTCTGTTTCCTTCTCTTTGGAAAAGGGCAGCTATGAAACTCTGGAAAAGCAGCTGGACCGCCTAGATACCTTAAAGGTCCAGAGTGTGGAGACTGTCAGTTCCTTGAAGGTACTAAAGAGCAGGGTACTGAAAGATGTAAATGTGCCATCTGTCTACAAGTCTGGAGCCAGTGGAACAGAAAGCGCTGCACAGAAGAAGACCTTCTTCGGTGATGTTGGCCAGCTTCAGCTCTCCTTGGAGGCTGAGGGGTCCACAGCAGAAACGGCTGCCACTGTCAGCAAAGTCAGCACAGGTACGGGCCAAACCACACCCATCTCTACATCACGAATCAGCACCCAAACCCTCAGCTGCACCCAGTCCGTCCGCAAGGTAACGGTGCAAACCAAAGACGGTGTTAAGGAAAGGTATGAAACGGTCACAACTGGGCCAGGGTGTGACAACACTGAGAAACTTGGTATTTCTGAAGTAGCTAAAGGTGGTAAAGAACTGACAACCAATTCAAAATCCATCACCACACTCAGCCGTGATGACGGAGACCTCAGTGGGTTTGCTGGAGACTTCTTTAAAGGACTCGGTTCTAACGGACAGGACCGTAAGATCTTCACATCCtctgcttcttcctcttcctcctccaaatcTATCCTTTCGGGTGGGAGCAAAGGTTTTCACTCAGACTCTAAGACCATCATGGCAACTTCTTCACCTGATTTCGGTGATGACCTTGGGGCGTTCTTTCGTGGAGACATAGAAGATGATGTTCCTGATCTACATGCTCGCAGTTTGAAGTCCCGTGACGATCGCAAAGCTGATTTTATTGGCGGAG ATTGTGTTGATATCCAGCAGAAGCACACCGCAGGCGGTCAGAGCGGCCTGTTCAGAGTAAAGCCGGCCGAATCGGAGGAGATAGTGGAGGTTTACTGTGACCAGGCCACAGGTTTGGGGGGCTGGGTTCTGATCCAGCAGAGGGAGGATGGGTCTGTTAACTTCAACCGCACATGGGATGAGTATCGTGTCGGGTTTGGGAACATAGACAAGCATGGAAAGGGTGAGCTTTGGATTGGGAACAAGGTCTTACATCTCCTTACTCAGAAAGAAAGTGTTCTGAGAGTGGAGCTGTTCGACTGGGCAGGAAACGAGGTGTACGCAGAATACAACATCCAAGTGGGCTCAGAGACAGAGGGGTTTCAGTTAAGAGTTTCATCTTACACAGGAGACGCAGGAGATGCTCTGGTGCAGGGTCTAGCTAACATGGGTTCCTTCCTTTCACACACTGAGATGAAGTTTAGCACGTTTGACCGAGACAATGACAAGTGGGAGGAGAACTGTGCTGAGATCTATGGAGGTGGATGGTGGTACAATAACTGCCAGTCTGCCAACCTTAATGGGATTTACTACAAGGGAGGAAAGTACGATCCTGCTAGCAAAATTCCCTATGAGGTGGAGAATGGAGTTGTGTGGCTGCCTTTTAAACCAGCTGATTATTCCCTTAAAGTGGTCAGAATGAAGATTAGACCCCTCTGA